DNA sequence from the Paraburkholderia azotifigens genome:
GCAGCACCATGCCGCCGATGCCGAAGCACATGAGCATCGTCGCGGTTTGTGCGGCGCTGAGTCCGCGGCTGTCCGCGAACAGCGGAAAGAGTCCGTAGAGCGCGCCATCGCCGATACCGCCGACAGCGATCGTCACGAGGCCGAGGCAAACGACCGGACCGGGTTCGACGCGCTGTCCTTGCGCGGCTGGCGTGACGGATACCGTCTGCCGCGCGGACGAACGCGTGATCCATAGCGGAATCGCGGCGGCTGCCGTGAGCAGCGCGCCAGACATGAACACGAGTGTTCCGCTCACGCCGCACAGTGCGGCCAACGCGGGCGCAAGCACGCCCGCCGATGCGATGAATGCTTCATGGATGCCGACGACTTTGCCGCTCTTGCCGGCAGGCACAAGACTGTATAGCCAGGTTTCGTTCGCGATCCAGCGCAAGCCGATGCCGAGTCCCGTCAGCATCCCCGGCAAGATCCACGCGGGCCACGTCAAGGTGCCCAACGACGCGTACGCAATGAGTGACGCGAGGAGCCCAAGCGATACCGTCAGCTTCGATCCGATACGCTCCATCAAACGTGGCGCGAGCAGCAGTCCGATGAACATGCCCGTCCATTGCGCGGCCGCGAAGAGCCCGGCGCGCGGCGCGTCGAGTCCCTGATGCGCGAGCCAGACGGGCAAGACCATGAAGCCGATGCCGAACTGACCGATCTGCGACAGCGTGGAGACGGCCGTCAGCGCGGCCACGGCGCCCCAACGCATGTGGATCGCGTCGGAATTGGCCGTGTTCATGATGCGTTCCCATCGGGCATCGGCAGTCCCTGATCGCGGCATTCGACGGGACAGCCCGCTTTCAGGCACGGCTTGTCGTCGCAGAAGCGGCAGAGCTGCATCGCGTGCGACGCATCGCGCGTTTCATTCCAGAGGATCTTGATCAGCAAATGCTCGAACACATCGCGTTCGTCTTCGTCGAGCCTCGCGACAATCCGTTCGAGCATGCGCCCGCGCGCGGTCCGCAAGCGGTTCGCTTCGCGGCGTCCCGTTGCTGTCAGCGCCAGGGCGACGGAGCGCTTGTCGCTGCCTGCTTTCTTTTCGACGAGACCGGCATCGACGAGTCCCGCCACCGCGCGCACCGCGGCGGGATGCGAGAGATCGACGGCGTCGCGCAGCAGTTCGATCGACGAATCGGGATACTGGCCGATCGCATTGAGCATCGCGCGTGACGTCGACCCCGACAGCGCGGGAATGGAGGGTTGCGCGTCGAGTTCGTCCGTCACCAGAAGGGCGAGCACGCCAAGCAGATTTTCCGTGCGCCGGGTCATCGCATCACCTCAATATGTGCGCTGTGCATATGTGCATGATGCACATATCAGGCCGTGATTTCAAGGTGAATTCCGTCGACCCTTTTTTACGTTGTTCAGCGCCTTGCACAGAAATATCCAGTAACGGATTAGTAACTCAAGTGCGGGTCGTTTCGACTATTGTTCATATATTGCAGGTTGGATTTTCTCATTGGCAGGTCGACGAAGATGAACAAGACTCGGGTCGCTAGAAAGGTCGCTGTGCCGGCGCTCGTCGTCGGAGTGTTGCTCGCATTGGGCGGTTGCGCGGTCGTGCCGCCGAGCGGGCCGAGCGTGGTGGCGCTGCCGCGCAAGGGCGAACCGCTCGAACAGTTCCAGCAGGACGACTACGCGTGCCGCGACTATGCGTACCGCAGCACGGACGCAAACGGCGCGGCGCACGCTGCCACGAACAATGCGGCGGGCAGCGCAGCCGTCGGTACGTTGGGCGGCGCTGCCGTCGGCGCGCTGCTCGGTGCGGCCGCGGGCAATGCCGGTGCGGGTGCGGCAATCGGTGCCGGAAGCGGCCTGCTGATCGGCGGCGCGACGGGGGCGAATGGCGCGTCGTATTCGGCGTATGGTTTGCAGGCCCGCTACGACGCGGCTTACGCGCAGTGTATGACGTCGAAGGGCAACACCATTTCCCAGCCGCCCGCGCCCATGTATGCAACGCCGCCTGCATACTATGCGCCTGCGCCCGCTTATTACGCGCCGCGTCCTTACTATTACGGCCCGCCGGGCGTGGTCTACTCGCCGTATCCGTATTACTGATTCACACGACTCGCACGCTCGAAAAGCGTGAGCGCCTCATCCGCGCTCACGCTTTTTTTGTTTCAATCTGTGCATTGCGCACATGTCGTCGCAGGCGCTTCGTGGCGTGGCGGACGCTGCGCCATCGCGCCGAACGTCGCGAAGCTGGCTGCCGCCAGCAGCCACACGCCGGCGCCTCCATACATCATCACCCAGTGGAAGCCTTGCACGAGCGCATCGTGTGCAATCTGCGGATCGAGTGCGGCGATGCGGCCCGCGGCAATCGCCGCGCTCATCGCGTGAATCTGCGCGGCGTCGTGCGCACCTGAAAGCGTACGCGACAACGACGCATCGACGCCCGCCACCAGCACGAAGCCCATCAACGCGATGTTGATCGCCAGCGCGATCATCCGCGCGCTCATGTCGATGCCCGACGCCATGCCCGCGCGCGCCGTCGACACGGCGCCCGTCGTCGTATTCGTCACGGTCGTGTTGGTGAGGCCGAGTCCCGCTCCCGCGACGATGCAGCCCGGCAGCATCGTGAGCCAGTTCGCGTGTTCCACGGCGCTGCCCGCGCGCATCAGAAAGAAGCCCAGGCCGATCGTGAACAGCCCGCCCGGAATCACGAAGCCGGGATGATAGCGATGCGCGAGCCGCTCTGCGACCGGCGGCACGACGAGCGTCGGCAGCGTATAGGCCAGCAGCGCGAGTCCCGCGTGCAGATCGTCGTAGCCGAGCGCGTGATGAAAGTACACGGGCAGATAGATCATGAAAGGCCAGAAGCTGAAGTTCATCGCCGCCGAGCCGATCAGCGCGCCCGAGAACTTGCGGATGCGAAACACGGAGAAGTCGAACATCGGATGCGCGCTGACGCTCTCGGCGACGACGAAGCCGATCAGACACAGCGCGCTCGCCGCGACGATGCCGAGCGCGGGCAGGCTCGCGAAGCCGGGACCCGCACCTTGCGTGATATAGAACGCCACGCCGAACACGGCGAGCGACAACGTGACGACACCCCAAGCGTCGAGCTTCTGCGCATGCGGATCGCGCGATTCGCTCACGCCGCTCACGGCGAGCGCGATCGTCGCCAGCGCCAGCGGCGCGTGGACGAGAAACACCCACTGCCAGCCGATCAGCGCAACCGTCGCGCTGCCGATGATCGGCCCGAATCCCAGTCCGATGCCGAAGATGATGCCCCACGCGGCGAACGCCTTGACGCGCTCGTGTCCCTGCTGGAACTGATGCGACAGCACGGCGACCTGGCAGATCAGCATGGCGCCGCCGCTCGCGCCTTGCAGAAAGCGGCCCGCGATCAGCACGGCCATGTTGGGCGCGAGTCCGCATAGCAGCGACGTGATGCCGAACAGCGCAATGCTGACGACGAACACGCGCTTGCGCCCGTAGCGGTCCGCGAGCGTGCCCGTCGCCATCAGCACCGTCGTGCAGGCGATCGTGTAGGCGTTCATGACCCATTGCATGTCGTTGAAGTCGCCGTGCAACAGTTGTTCGAGTGTCGGCAGGATCGCGGGGACGCTGGAGATCTCCAGGCCGAACATCAGCGACGACAGGCACGCGGCGAGCAGCGCCAGCGTGTTCTTGCGAGGAGGGAAAAACGGCATGGCGGAAACCCGATACGAAGAAGGTGAGGCTACTATATCGGGAACAATAGTCCCGATTGACGAGATGAATTCCGATGAATGATTCCTTGAGGGAACCAATGAGCGAACCAACGAGGGAATCAACGAGGGAATCAATGAGGCGCCCCAATGGCTGACCGTCTCGATGGCGTGATGACCTTCGTGCAAGTGGTCGAAGCAGGCAGCTTCGCAGTCGCGGCGGAGCGCTTGAACCTGACGCGCTCGGCCGTCGGCAAGGTGATCGCGCGGCTCGAAACGCGCCTCGGCGTGCGCCTGATTCATCGCACGACGCGCAGCCAGAGCCTCACGGAAGACGGCCAGGCGTACTACGAGCGCTGCGTGCGCGCGCTCGCCGAACTGGAGGCCGCCGAAGCCGAACTCGAAGGCGGCAGGCGCACGCCGCGTGGCCGGTTGCGCGTGAGCCTGCCGCTCGCATTCGGTCAGCTATGCGTCGCGCCCGTGCTGATGAATCTCGCGCGACGGCATCCGAAATTGCAGATCGACATGTCGTTCAGCGACAGGATGGTCGATCTCGTCGAAGAAGGTTTCGATCTCGCCGTGCGGATCGGCGAGTTGCGCGACAGCGCGAGTCTCGCGGCGCGGCGCCTCGGCGTGCAGTACACGAGCATCGGCGCGGCGCCGTCGTATCTGGCCCAACACGGCATGCCTTCGTCGCTCGACGAGATGGATGGGCGCGACGGTATCGTCTATGCGCGCGCCGGTGCGCTGGTGCCGTGGGATCTGCACGACGAACAATCGGGGCAGGTGAAGCGCGTGAAGATCCGCCCGCAACTGAGCATGGACGACGTGCAGGCGATTGCGTCGGCGGCGATTGCGGGTTTCGGGCTCGCGCGCATTCCGTCATGGCTGCTCGCGCGCTACGTGAAGACGGGTGAGCTGGTGCTGGTCAAAGGGCGTTGCAGCTTGCCGCCGCAGGACATCCACGTGGTGTGGCCGCAAACGCGGTATATGGCGTCGAAGACGCGCTGCGCGATCGATGCGCTCGTCGCCGGGATTCCGGCGTTGATCGAAGACTGACGCCGGCCGCTGCGCATGCGCGATGCGCATGCGGCCTGGCAGCCGATGCCCCGAATCAGTCCGGCGCGTACTTGAACTCAGGCAACGCCTCCAGCGACCGTTTCGTCGCATCGGGCAACATCACCGACTTGCTGGTGATCTGCAGATCGCTCAACGGCACGGCGACATAGTGCTTGCCCATGCCGAGAAAGCCGCCCACCGACAGAATCGCGAACGCATTGTGTTCGGACGGCGAGACGATTACGTCGTCGATGGTGCCGATGCTGTCCTTGTCGCGGTTATAGACGGTCGTGCCGGACAGCTTCGATGCGCGAAAGCCGCTGCCCGTCTGCGTGACTTCCGTGCGGCGCTCGGTGATCGATTGCGGCGCGCCTTGCGCGAGCGCCGCTGTCGAAGCCGCAGCGAGGGCGCCCGCGAGCAGCGCGTTGGCAAGCGCGCGGCGGTAAGTCTTGTTCAGAGCCTGTTGCACGATATTGATCCTCCCTGATTATTGTGCTGAACGGATGCGCGGACGCTGCCGGCTGCTCCCTATAGCTTGTCGTCCTCGTGATCGGGATCGACGTCGGGGTCGAGCGGCGGCGCGTCGGGATCCTGTGGCGGCCCGATGTCGGGCAAGTCGGTTTGCACGACATCGGACTGATCGGGGCGGATCGGGTTTTCGCCTTCGTTGGGCGTGGTCGACATGGCCGGTCCTCCTTGGGTTGCGTTGCTGACGTCAACCTCGCCAGCAAGTTGCGCACCCGGCCGGGCGCGCGTGTTGCGGCCGCTTGTTCGGCCACCTGTTCCGGCCTGTACTTCAGGCGTCGTCGCTGGTATTCGCGAGCCGGGGCGCACGCTGTTTGTGCGCGGCTTCCGCTTCGGCGAGACGGCGCGTCGCTTCGCTCACTTCCTGACGGAACTGCACGAGCGCGTCGAGCGATGCGTCGGGCGGCTGCAAGGCCGACCACAGCACGTCGATCAGACGGTCCGCGGTGGCGTCGATATCGGTGCGGCGATTGCCGAGCGCGGCATCCCACAGCACGTGCTCCATCGGGCCGAACACGAGCGAGCGCAGCAGGCGCAGCGGCATGTCCGAGCGGACCTGTCCCGTCTGCTGACCCTGCGACAGCACGCGCATCAGCGGCGCCGTGTAGCGCCGTTGCAGCCCGGTGAGTTCTTCGCTGAGTTCATGCTGACGCGTGCGGCCTTCCGACAGCACGAGCGCGCACAGTCCCGTGCCGTTGACCAGCATCAGCCGCAAATGCGTGCGGACGATGAACGCGAACTGCTGGCGGATGCTGCCGTCGCGCGGCAGGCCCGATTCGATTGCTTCGATGATCTCGTCGTACCAGTCGCCGATCACGCGCGCGCACAACTCGCGCTTGCCGCGAAAGTAGCTGAACACCGTGGCTTCGGAGATGCCGAGCCGCTGCGCGATCTCCGCCGTGGTCGCGCGCTCGTAACCCTTTTCGGAAAAGACGTCGCGGCCCGCCTGAAGAATCTCCTTCACGCGTTGCTGCGACTTGCGTCCCGCCGGCTGGCGGCGCGATGCCGGCACTTCGGCCCTTGCTACGCCCATCATATGAGTCCAGTTCAGATTTCGGAGCCGGGAGGCTCCGTTGCGGCCGATACTATCACGGTAAATAGGCGCTGATAACGCATCGGCGAATTTTGAGTGACACTCAAAAATACTGATTGACGCTTACGTAAATCTGGAGTGAAATGCGCTCTATGCCGCCGCGCACCGGGCTAATGTCGGATGAATCGACTGTTCCTGACGATTGCGTGACGATTGCGCGGCGGGGCCGGCTGAGCCCGGCTCAGAACAATGGCCTGATGCAAATAGCTTGATGCGAAGGCGCTTGCAGCACGCAAGCCGCCCGCGACGAACTCCTGGAGACACACAGATGAGCAACTTGCCCGGTTTGCAGTTCCCGCTTGGTGAAGAGATCGAGATGCTGCGCGACAGCGTCGCGTCGTTTGCGGCGAAAGAGATCGCGCCGCGTGCGGGCGAAATCGACCGCACCGACCAGTTCCCGATGGACCTGTGGAAGAAATTCGGCGATCTGGGCGTGCTCGGCATGACCGTCTCCGAGGAATACGGCGGCGCGAACATGGGCTACACGGCGCACATGATCGCGATGGAAGAAATCTCGCGCGCGTCGGCATCGGTCGGCCTGTCGTACGGCGCGCATTCGAATCTGTGCGTGAACCAGATTCACCGCAACGGCTCGGCGGCGCAGAAAGAGAAGTATCTGCCGAAGCTGGTGTCGGGCGAACATGTCGGCGCACTCGCCATGAGCGAGCCGAACGCCGGTTCCGACGTGGTCAGCATGAAGCTGCGCGCGCAGAAGAAGGGCGACCATTACGTGCTGAACGGCACGAAGATGTGGATCACCAATGGCCCTGACTGCGACACGCTCGTCGTCTACGCGAAGACGGATATCGAAGCCGGCCCGCGTGGCATCACGGCGTTCATCGTCGAGAAGGGCATGAAGGGCTTTTCCGTCGCGCAGAAGCTGGACAAGCTCGGCATGCGCGGCTCGCACACGGGCGAACTCGTGTTCGAGAACGTCGAAGTGCCGGAAGAGAACATCCTCGGCGAACTGAACGGCGGCGTGAAGGTGCTGATGAGCGGCCTCGACTACGAGCGCGCCGTGCTCGCGGGCGGTCCGACGGGCATCATGATGGCCGTGATGGATGCCGTCGTGCCGTACATCCACGACCGCAAGCAGTTCGGCCAGTCGATCGGCGAATTCCAGCTGATCCAGGGCAAGGTCGCGGATCTGTACACGACGCTGCAGGCGTGCCGCGCGTATCTGTACGCAGTGGGCCGCCAGCTCGACACGCTCGGTTCGGGCCACGCGCGCCAGGTGCGCAAGGATTGTGCGGGCGTGATTCTGTACACGGCGGAAAAGGCCACGTGGATGGCGGGCGAAGCGATTCAGATTCTCGGCGGCAATGGCTACATCAACGAGTATCCCGTCGGCCGTCTGTGGCGCGATGCGAAGCTCTATGAAATCGGTGCGGGCACGAGCGAAATCCGCCGCATGCTGATCGGCCGCGAACTGTTCGCGGAAACGATGTAAACGTCTGCCAGGACACGACATGCCGATCATCGAATCGAAATTGAATCCGCGCTCGGACGATTTTCGCACCAACGCGGCCGCGCTCGAAGCGCTCGTCGAAGACCTGAAGGCGAAGATCAGCAAGCTCGCGCTGGGCGGCGGTCCGGCTGCGCGCGACAAGCACGTGTCGCGTGGCAAGCTGCTGCCGCGCGATCGCATCGCGCAACTGCTCGATCCGGGCACGCCGTTTCTCGAACTGTCGCAACTCGCGGCGTTCGGCATGTATGGCGACGATGCACCGGGCGCAGGCGTCATCACGGGCATCGGGCGCATTGCGGGCCAGGAATGCGTGATCGTCTGCAACGACGCGACCGTGAAGGGCGGCACATACTATCCGGTGACGGTGAAGAAGCACGTGCGCGCGCAGGAGATCGCCGAAGAAAACCGCTTGCCGTGCGTGTATCTCGTCGATTCGGGCGGCGCGAATCTGCCGAATCAGGACGACGTGTTTCCCGACCGCGATCACTTCGGCCGCATCTTCTACAACCAGGCGAACCTGTCCGCGCAGGGCATTCCGCAGATCGCCGTCGTGATGGGCTCGTGCACGGCGGGCGGCGCGTATGTGCCCGCGATGAGCGACGAATCGATCATCGTCAAGAATCAAGGCACGATCTTTCTGGGCGGACCGCCGCTGGTGAAAGCGGCAACGGGCGAAGAAGTCAGCGCGGAAGACCTCGGCGGCGGCGACGTGCATACGCGTCTTTCCGGCGTCGCCGATCATCTCGCGCAAAACGATGCGCATGCGTTGTCGATTGCGCGCAGCATCGTCGGCAATCTGAACCGGCGCAAGGACGTGCCCGTCGCGATGCAGGAACCAAAGCCGCCGCGCTACGACACGAAGAGCATCTACGGCGTGATTCCCGTCGATACGCGCAAGCCGTTCGATATCCGCGAAGTGATCGCGCGCATCGTCGACGACTCCGCTTTCGACGAATTCAAGGCACGTTACGGCACAACGCTCGTGTGCGGCTTCGCGCATATCTGGGGGCACCCCGTCGGCATTGTCGCGAACAACGGCATTCTGTTTTCCGAGTCGGCCCTGAAGGGCGCGCACTTCATCGAGCTGTGCGCGCAGCGCAAGATTCCCCTCGTGTTCCTGCAGAACATCACGGGCTTCATGGTGGGCCGCAAGTACGAGAACGAAGGCATCGCGCGCAACGGCGCGAAGATGGTGACGGCCGTCGCCACGGCGAAGGTGCCGAAGTTCACGGTGATCATCGGCGGCTCGTTCGGCGCAGGCAATTACGGCATGTGCGGCCGCGCATATTCGCCGCGCTTCCTGTGGATGTGGCCGAACGCGCGCATCTCGGTGATGGGCGGCGAACAGGCGGCGTCGGTGCTCGCGACGGTCAAGCGCGACGGCATCGAAGCGAAGGGCGGCACATGGACGCCCGAACAGGAAGAAGCATTCAAGCAGCCAATCCGCGAACAGTACGAGCATCAGGGCCATCCGTATTACGCGAGCGCACGCTTGTGGGACGACGGCGTGATCGATCCCGCGCAGACGCGCGACGTGCTGGGTCTCGGTCTGTCGGCGTCGATGAATGCGCCGATCGAAGACACGCGCTTCGGCGTGTTCCGCATGTAACGCTGCGAGCAAGGAGCCAATACCATGCAAAACGCGATGCAATACGAGAACCTCATCGTCGCGTTCGATAACGGCGTCGCCACGGTTACGCTGAATCGCCCGGACGTGCGTAACGCGTTCAACGAAGCGATGATCGCGGAACTCACGTCCGTGTTCAAAGCGCTGAACGAGCGCGACGACGTGCGCGCCGTCGTGCTTGCGGCGAACGGCAAGTCCTTCTGTGCCGGCGCGGACCTGAACTGGATGAAGAAGATGGCCGGTTACTCGGACGACGAGAACCGCGCCGATGCAATGCGTCTCGCCGATATGCTCGCGTCGATCTACCGCTGCAACAAGCCGGTGATCGCGCGTGTGAACGGCGATGCGTACGCGGGCGGCATGGGCCTGATTTCGGCGTGCGACATCGTGGTCGCCGTGGATAGCGCGAAGTTCTGTCTGTCCGAAGCGCGCCTCGGCCTCATTCCCGCGACGATCGCGCCGTATGTGATCCGCGCGCTCGGCGAGCAGGCATCGCGCCGTTACTTCATGACGGCGGAAGCGTTCGATTGCGCGACGGCGTATCGGCTCGGCTTCGTCAGCGAATGCGTGAGCGTCGACAAGCTCGACGAAACCGTGCAGCAGCTCGCGGCGACGTTGTGCGCGAACGGTCCGCAAGCGGTGAAGGCCTGCAAGCAGCTGGTGCACGACATCGCGGGCCGCGAAATCAGCGCGGCGCTGATCGAGGATACGGCGGTGCGGATTGCGAGAACGCGCGCGGGCGCGGAAGGGCGCGAAGGCGTCGCATCGTTCCTCGAGAAACGCTCGCCTTCGTGGCGCGGTTGATTCGAACGCTGCAACGGCACAGAACAAACTCATCGAGACACCTCATGTTCAACAAGATCCTGATTGCGAACCGGGGCGAGATTGCCTGCCGCGTCGCCGCGACCTGCAAGCGGCTCGGCATCACGAGCGTCGCGGTCTACTCCGACGCCGACGCGAACGCGAAACACGTCGCCGCGTGCGACGAAGCCGTGCATATCGGCGGATCGACGGCGGCGGAAAGCTATCTGCGCGTCGAACGCATCATCGAGGCGGCCATTGCGACGGGCGCGCAGGCCGTGCATCCGGGTTACGGCTTTCTGTCGGAGAACGAGGACTTTGCGCAGGCATGCGAGAAGGCAGGCATCGAATTCATCGGGCCGCCTGTCGAAGCGATTGCCGCGATGGGCTCGAAGGCGGCCGCGAAAGCGCTGATGCATTCGGCCGCCGTGCCGCTCGTGCCGGGCTATCACGGCGACGATCAGAACGCGGATCTGTTGCATCGCCAGGCCGATCAGATCGGCTATCCCGTGTTGCTGAAGGCGAGCGCGGGCGGCGGCGGCAAGGGCATGCGCGTGGTCGGGCGCACGGAAGATTTCACGGCGGCACTCGCGTCGTGCAAGCGCGAAGCGGCGAGCAGCTTCGGCAATGACCGCGTGCTGATCGAAAAGTATCTGACGCGGCCGCGTCACGTCGAAGTCCAGGTGTTCGCCGACAAACACGGCGGCGCGGTCTATCTGTTCGATCGCGACTGCTCGGTGCAGCGGCGTCACCAAAAGGTTCTCGAAGAAGCGCCTGCGCCCGGTCTGCAACCGCATGTGCGCCGCGCGATGGGCGAAGCGGCTGTCGCGGCGGCGCGCGCGGTGAACTACGTCGGCGCGGGCACCGTCGAGTTCATCATGACGGAAGGCGGCGAGTTCTACTTCATGGAGATGAACACGCGTCTGCAGGTCGAGCATCCCGTCACGGAGATGGTGACGGGGCAGGATCTCGTCGAATGGCAGTTGCGCGTGGCGGCGGGCGAACGGCTGCCGCTTGCGCAGGACCAGTTGCGTATCGAAGGTCATGCGATCGAAGCGCGCATTTACGCCGAGCATCCGGCGCGCGGCTTTTTGCCGTCGACGGGGACGCTGAAGCATCTGCGTATGCCGGAAGGCGTCGAGTTTTCGTTGGGCGTGGGCGGCGAGCGCGCGCCTGTGCGTATCGACAGCGGTGTGCGCGAAGGCGACACGATCACGCCGTTCTACGATCCGATGATCGCGAAGCTGATCGTGCACGGTGCGAGCCGCGAAGACGCGTTGAAGCGCATGAGCCAGGCGCTGCGCGGCTGCGAAGTGGTCGGGCCGCATACGAACGTCGAGTTCTTGCAGCGCATCGTGACGAGCGTGCCGTTTTCGACGGGCGATCTGGATACAGGCTTGATCGAACGTCATCACGACGCGCTCTTTGCACCCGTCAAGAAGCCGTTTCTCGAAGCGCTCGCGCTCGCGTGCGGCGCGTTGATGACGCGCGAAGGCGGTGTCGCGCATGGCGCATCGCCGTGGGATGCACTGTCGCACTGGCGTCTGAATGGCGGCTATACGCAGACGCTGAACTGGCGCGATGTCGAGAAAGACGCTGCATTTGCAGTGCTTTTCTCGCGCAACGGCGACACGCGCACGCTCACGCACGACGGCCGCACCGAGCCGTTCAGGTGGTGGTCGGGTGCAGGCCAGCATGAATACGGCGCGACGATCGGCGATGCGCATGTAACGGGCCGCGTGTTTATCGACGGCGATACGTTCCATGTGTTCTGCCGCGGCGAAGCGCTCGCATTCGAATGGCAGAACCTGCTCGCGCATGCCGCCGATGCCGAGCATGGCGAAGGACGCCTCACCGCGCCGATGCCGGGCA
Encoded proteins:
- a CDS encoding MFS transporter, which encodes MNTANSDAIHMRWGAVAALTAVSTLSQIGQFGIGFMVLPVWLAHQGLDAPRAGLFAAAQWTGMFIGLLLAPRLMERIGSKLTVSLGLLASLIAYASLGTLTWPAWILPGMLTGLGIGLRWIANETWLYSLVPAGKSGKVVGIHEAFIASAGVLAPALAALCGVSGTLVFMSGALLTAAAAIPLWITRSSARQTVSVTPAAQGQRVEPGPVVCLGLVTIAVGGIGDGALYGLFPLFADSRGLSAAQTATMLMCFGIGGMVLQLPVGSFADRFGLTATVIVCASASTASIVAFSFAPMASLGYIVAALFLGGMNSAYITLGMYAAACGDRQAITRNMRLLSLAFTACSIVGPLFAGPAMKTLGNDLLMWQLAIMSGGLMIYTLGMREGHRQARHRMPSPSSL
- a CDS encoding MarR family winged helix-turn-helix transcriptional regulator; amino-acid sequence: MTRRTENLLGVLALLVTDELDAQPSIPALSGSTSRAMLNAIGQYPDSSIELLRDAVDLSHPAAVRAVAGLVDAGLVEKKAGSDKRSVALALTATGRREANRLRTARGRMLERIVARLDEDERDVFEHLLIKILWNETRDASHAMQLCRFCDDKPCLKAGCPVECRDQGLPMPDGNAS
- a CDS encoding glycine zipper family protein encodes the protein MNKTRVARKVAVPALVVGVLLALGGCAVVPPSGPSVVALPRKGEPLEQFQQDDYACRDYAYRSTDANGAAHAATNNAAGSAAVGTLGGAAVGALLGAAAGNAGAGAAIGAGSGLLIGGATGANGASYSAYGLQARYDAAYAQCMTSKGNTISQPPAPMYATPPAYYAPAPAYYAPRPYYYGPPGVVYSPYPYY
- a CDS encoding MFS transporter produces the protein MPFFPPRKNTLALLAACLSSLMFGLEISSVPAILPTLEQLLHGDFNDMQWVMNAYTIACTTVLMATGTLADRYGRKRVFVVSIALFGITSLLCGLAPNMAVLIAGRFLQGASGGAMLICQVAVLSHQFQQGHERVKAFAAWGIIFGIGLGFGPIIGSATVALIGWQWVFLVHAPLALATIALAVSGVSESRDPHAQKLDAWGVVTLSLAVFGVAFYITQGAGPGFASLPALGIVAASALCLIGFVVAESVSAHPMFDFSVFRIRKFSGALIGSAAMNFSFWPFMIYLPVYFHHALGYDDLHAGLALLAYTLPTLVVPPVAERLAHRYHPGFVIPGGLFTIGLGFFLMRAGSAVEHANWLTMLPGCIVAGAGLGLTNTTVTNTTTGAVSTARAGMASGIDMSARMIALAINIALMGFVLVAGVDASLSRTLSGAHDAAQIHAMSAAIAAGRIAALDPQIAHDALVQGFHWVMMYGGAGVWLLAAASFATFGAMAQRPPRHEAPATTCAQCTD
- a CDS encoding LysR family transcriptional regulator: MADRLDGVMTFVQVVEAGSFAVAAERLNLTRSAVGKVIARLETRLGVRLIHRTTRSQSLTEDGQAYYERCVRALAELEAAEAELEGGRRTPRGRLRVSLPLAFGQLCVAPVLMNLARRHPKLQIDMSFSDRMVDLVEEGFDLAVRIGELRDSASLAARRLGVQYTSIGAAPSYLAQHGMPSSLDEMDGRDGIVYARAGALVPWDLHDEQSGQVKRVKIRPQLSMDDVQAIASAAIAGFGLARIPSWLLARYVKTGELVLVKGRCSLPPQDIHVVWPQTRYMASKTRCAIDALVAGIPALIED
- a CDS encoding PRC-barrel domain-containing protein, coding for MQQALNKTYRRALANALLAGALAAASTAALAQGAPQSITERRTEVTQTGSGFRASKLSGTTVYNRDKDSIGTIDDVIVSPSEHNAFAILSVGGFLGMGKHYVAVPLSDLQITSKSVMLPDATKRSLEALPEFKYAPD
- a CDS encoding TetR/AcrR family transcriptional regulator, with translation MMGVARAEVPASRRQPAGRKSQQRVKEILQAGRDVFSEKGYERATTAEIAQRLGISEATVFSYFRGKRELCARVIGDWYDEIIEAIESGLPRDGSIRQQFAFIVRTHLRLMLVNGTGLCALVLSEGRTRQHELSEELTGLQRRYTAPLMRVLSQGQQTGQVRSDMPLRLLRSLVFGPMEHVLWDAALGNRRTDIDATADRLIDVLWSALQPPDASLDALVQFRQEVSEATRRLAEAEAAHKQRAPRLANTSDDA
- a CDS encoding isovaleryl-CoA dehydrogenase produces the protein MSNLPGLQFPLGEEIEMLRDSVASFAAKEIAPRAGEIDRTDQFPMDLWKKFGDLGVLGMTVSEEYGGANMGYTAHMIAMEEISRASASVGLSYGAHSNLCVNQIHRNGSAAQKEKYLPKLVSGEHVGALAMSEPNAGSDVVSMKLRAQKKGDHYVLNGTKMWITNGPDCDTLVVYAKTDIEAGPRGITAFIVEKGMKGFSVAQKLDKLGMRGSHTGELVFENVEVPEENILGELNGGVKVLMSGLDYERAVLAGGPTGIMMAVMDAVVPYIHDRKQFGQSIGEFQLIQGKVADLYTTLQACRAYLYAVGRQLDTLGSGHARQVRKDCAGVILYTAEKATWMAGEAIQILGGNGYINEYPVGRLWRDAKLYEIGAGTSEIRRMLIGRELFAETM
- a CDS encoding carboxyl transferase domain-containing protein; its protein translation is MPIIESKLNPRSDDFRTNAAALEALVEDLKAKISKLALGGGPAARDKHVSRGKLLPRDRIAQLLDPGTPFLELSQLAAFGMYGDDAPGAGVITGIGRIAGQECVIVCNDATVKGGTYYPVTVKKHVRAQEIAEENRLPCVYLVDSGGANLPNQDDVFPDRDHFGRIFYNQANLSAQGIPQIAVVMGSCTAGGAYVPAMSDESIIVKNQGTIFLGGPPLVKAATGEEVSAEDLGGGDVHTRLSGVADHLAQNDAHALSIARSIVGNLNRRKDVPVAMQEPKPPRYDTKSIYGVIPVDTRKPFDIREVIARIVDDSAFDEFKARYGTTLVCGFAHIWGHPVGIVANNGILFSESALKGAHFIELCAQRKIPLVFLQNITGFMVGRKYENEGIARNGAKMVTAVATAKVPKFTVIIGGSFGAGNYGMCGRAYSPRFLWMWPNARISVMGGEQAASVLATVKRDGIEAKGGTWTPEQEEAFKQPIREQYEHQGHPYYASARLWDDGVIDPAQTRDVLGLGLSASMNAPIEDTRFGVFRM
- a CDS encoding enoyl-CoA hydratase/isomerase family protein is translated as MQYENLIVAFDNGVATVTLNRPDVRNAFNEAMIAELTSVFKALNERDDVRAVVLAANGKSFCAGADLNWMKKMAGYSDDENRADAMRLADMLASIYRCNKPVIARVNGDAYAGGMGLISACDIVVAVDSAKFCLSEARLGLIPATIAPYVIRALGEQASRRYFMTAEAFDCATAYRLGFVSECVSVDKLDETVQQLAATLCANGPQAVKACKQLVHDIAGREISAALIEDTAVRIARTRAGAEGREGVASFLEKRSPSWRG